The Oxalobacter aliiformigenes nucleotide sequence GATGAGGCGCTGAATGTTATCCGGTTGCAGTATGCCGGACGGAAGATGGAGATTGTCGGATGGACGGATTCCGCGGGGAGCGATGCCTATAACGGGAAATTGTCTCTCGCACGTGCGGAAACGGTGAAACGTTATTTTGCCGGGCATGGTGTGGATCCGGAACGGATGACGGTTCGTGGTGCCGGCAAATCGTTCGCCTATGACAACAGGACAGCGCACGGGCGCTGGATGAATCGCCGCGTCGATATCCGTTTTCCGGGAAAATGAGGGATTGTGCGGCAGATGCCGTTTTTCGCGTCCGTTTCCGGAAAAGTGGTTTTTTCCCGAAAATCGGGCCGGGCGATATGCGACGTAAGGAGACTGCTGTCTGTTGCAGCGAACATTGCCAGCGATGCGTGGCGGAGTGTTTCCGGCCGGTGCAGGAAAAAAATCATGTTTCAATGGCGGGGAGATATCTGTTGCGGTTTCCGGTTGCGGGGTGAAGGCGGGGAATCTGTCTTGCCGGAGGGGGCTGGCGATCGCGGAATTTTTCCGTCGTGCGATACGGGCTTGTTGATACAATAACGCCTTCGGTTTTTCCCGTCGGTATCGCATTATGGAGAATGATTTGTCGCGTCCTCTTTTGTCTGTCATCGTCCCGGTGTACCGGGTGGAAACGTATTTGCCCAAATGTCTGGATTCCCTTGTCGGCCAGACGTATGCCGATCTGGAAATCATTCTGGTCGATGACGGTTCACCGGACCGCTCGGGAGCGATTTGCGACGAATATGCCGCCAGGGATTCCCGGATCGTGGTGATCCATCAGGAAAACAGGGGGGCGAGCCAAGCCCGTAATGCGGGGCTGGACAGGGCGACGGGGGAATTCGTGGCGTTTGTCGATTCGGACGATTATCTTGATTTTTCCATGTATGAAAACTTGATGAAAGCGGTCGTTGAATATGACGCCGATATCGTTATCAGTGATTTTTTTGTGATTCTGGAAAGTGGTGTTTTACGTCATTCGAGCGGTTTGCAGGGCGATATACCGCTTTTACAGGCACAGGAACAGGTTCTGGCGGACCGTTTGCCGAGTTATCTGTGGAACAAGATTTACCGGAGAACGCTTTTCGACGGCATCCGGTATGAACGCATACGTGGATTCGAGGATTTGCAGATCATGCCCCATCTTTTCAGGCGGGCACGGAAGGTGGCGTTTGTGCCGGAGGCGGGTTATTACTACAATTGCCTGAATCTGAATGCACTGACGGCTACTTTCAATCATGTACCGGAGCTGAATGTCGAGATGAAATACGGTATGTTCGTCGCATGGAAGGAACATGAAACGGTCGCACGCGAGTTGGGGTCGGACGTGGTCGGCTATGCAGAAAACCGGGCGGTCAAGTGTGCGATCGGTGCCCTGGTGGCCGACAGGGCGCATTCCGTTCTCGCTCCGGCCGAGAGAGAAGAGCTCACCGGTTATCTGGAAAGCAAAAAAACGGTCATTGTCAGTGGAAAGCATCGTATGCTGAAGTGGTTCGCACGGCACAGTACAGTGCTATGCAGGCTGTACGACTATGGCAGTTTTGTCTGGCGACGGTACCGGGCGAAAAGAAACAAGATGACGAGCAGGACGTAACGGGAAGAACCGTTTTCAGGAGCCCGGTATTGCCGACACGGTGGCGGGATATATAGGGTAACGGTGCGAAAAATCGCGGCAGCGGTGGCTGGAGCAGGCGAAAAGCGCATGAGGTCCGGCTTTTCGCCGGATCGTGTCCTGTTCGGGGCAAACGGATCCTGTCCCGACGTCCGGATATTTTCGCTTCCGGTTCCCTGACGCTGCCAGGTGGAGCGTTTGAGGGAATGCCGGTGTTGCTGTGCCGGCCTGTTGTGGCAAGGGGAGATGCCGGTTTCCGCCGGGAAAAGCATGCCGCCTTGCCTTGCCGGAGGGGACTATTCAAGACCACCCAGATGCAGGGTTTTGACTTCCAGATATTCTTCCAGTCCCAGAACCGATCCCTCGCGGCCCAGTCCCGATTCCTTGATGCCGCCGAACGGGGCGACGGCTGAGGAAACGCCGGTGTCGTTGATGCCGATCATGCCGGCTTCAAGGGCTTGCGAGACGCGGAAGACGCGGGAGAGGTCTTTCGTGTAGAAGTAGGCGGCCAGCCCGAACGGGGTGTTGTTGGCCCGGTAGAGGACTTCCTTTTCCGATTCGAACCGGAAGCAGGCGGCCACCGGCCCGAATGTTTCCTCGTGCGCGATGATCATGTCGTCCGAACAGTGCGAAAGCAGGGTCGGTTCGTAGAAAGTGCCTCCCAGCGGGCTGCGTTTGCCGCCGGTGACGAGTTCGGCTTCCTTGCCGAGTGCGTCGGAAACATGCCGTTCGACTTTTTCCAGCGCTTTTTCATCGATCAGCGGGCCGACAGCCACGCCCGGTGTCATGCCGTCGCCGACGGTCAGTCCGGCGATGGCCTCGCCCAGTTTCGCCACGTATTCGTCATAGATGGTATCGTGCACGTAAATGCGGTTGATGGCGACGCAGACCTGCCCGGCGTTACGGAACTTGTTGGCGATCGTGCCGGCGACGGCGGCCGTGATGTCGGCATCGTCGAAGACGATCAGGGGAGCGTTGCCACCCAGTTCCATCGAGACGTGTTTCATGGTGGCGGCCGCATGGGCGACCAGTGTCTTGCCGACGGCGGTCGAACCGGTGAACGTGATTTTGCGGACGTCGGAAGAAGCCATGATCGCGTCGGAAATGGCATGTGTGTCTCCGCAGACGCCGTTCAGTACCCCGGGCGGTACGCCGGCCGCATCGGCCAAAGCCAGCAGGGCGTTGGCGCACAATGGCGTTTGGTTCGCCGGCTTGATGATGGCCGTACAGCCGGCGGCCAGTGCCGGGCCGAGTTTGCGGGTCAGCATCGCCATCGGGAAGTTCCAGGGGGTGATGGCGGCGACGACGCCGACCGGCTCGCGGGTGGCGAAAATGCGGGAGCCGGGTTTGAACGGGGGGATGATTTCGCCGTTGGCACGTCGGGCTTCTTCGGCGAACCACTGGATGAAGCTGGCGGCATAATCGACTTCGCCCAGTGCTTCGGACAGGGGTTTTCCCTGCTCGGCGGTCATCAGTTCGCCCAGAAAGGGGCGGTTTTCCATGATCAGGGCATACCAGCGGTTCAGGATGGCGGCCCGTTCGGTCGCAGTGGTTTTCCGCCAGTCGGCGAAGGCCGTTTTCGCGGAGATGATGGCCGCTTCCGTTTCCTCGCGGCCGCTGTAGGCGACATCGGCCAGTTTTTCGCCGGTCGCCGGGTTGGTGTCGGGAAAGGTTTTGCCGGTCGTGATCCACTTGCCGTGAATGAAGGCGCCGGTTCGGAAAAATTCGTTGTTTCTGAGTCTGTCGTGCGATACGCTCATCTCGTCTCCTCATTGTCCGGAACATGTCGATATGGAGAAGAATACCCCAGACATCGGGCTTTGACCATGACCGATATGCGATGACGGTCAGGTTCCGGAACATACGGGAAGGTCGTTTGATCCGGGTAAAGGAAAAAGAAAGCCGGTACCGGCTTTTTTTGACAGGGTGAACGCGTTTTCCGGCAGGGCGGTGTTTGCCGGATGGCCAGGTGCGTTTTCATGGCTGGCGTACCGGAAAAACCGTTTCGGTGACCGCCTTTTTTCATGGCGCAAACAGGGGGGGCGGGACGTTCGTTTTGTACGGGAATGGTCTGGCCGTGGCGGTCGCGTTCGCAAACGGTGGCGGATGGGGTCATGTACTTTTCAGTATTTGATGCAGTAACGGACGGTGACGGAAGGGGGGCAGACGGTATCGGATGCCCCGTAGATCGGATTGGAACGGGAGGCGCTGAAACCTACATGGGGGCTATTCCAGTTGCCACTATCTCCAAAAGAATTGTTATATACGGAAATTTGATAAAAAGCTCCATTAAAACTTCCACCATTAAAGCCGTTTCTGAATTGGGGATTGGCAAGTTCACCGGTAATATTTGGTAATCCCGCTGCCAGTACCTGGCCAGCCCTGTCGTTGCCCTGCATCCATCGTCCCCGCAGATCCGGCAGGTTGAATGTCGTCAGTCCGTCGCCACCATAGGTGCCGCCGATCACGGCACAGAGTTCGGGGTAGGCCGATGCGCTGAGACTTGCGCCGTTGCAGTACAGGTAACCTTCCGGAGTGAAGTTTCCGCCGACGGCGATGAGGGTGCCGACGGGCAGTTTTTCGGATTTGTCCAGTTTCCGGGCGAGTTGTGCCGCGATCTCCCATTTGTCGGCTTTTTCGTTGATGACAGGCATGACGGCAATGCCGAAGGCGGGGTTTTCCAGCACCCATTTTTCCAGTTTGGCATCGTATTTGAGTTCGAGCCAGTGACCGTTGCCGGCGATGTCGCCGGGAAGAAGGGGAAGGCCGTTACCCTTGACGATGGGAATGGCGCCGGTTTCGTCCGCGCGGAAGGTCGGGGCGGTGGAGGTATTGGGGGCGCTGGCGCGGAGCTGGATGTGCAGGCCGTTCGCGGGAGCCGGTAACGGGGGATCGAATGTGGCGGCCAGTTCGTCGGGAGTGCCGCTCGCTTCGGCGCGGTATTTTTCCTGAACGCCGAATACATTGCGGGCATCCTGTTTGTCGGCACTGTCGGTGCCGAGCAGGTCGGCGATGAATTGCCGGAGATTGCCCATCGCGAGGCGGAACTCACCGGTAGTGGTTTCAGGTTGTTTGGTGCCTTCCAGCAGGTTTCTGTCGGGAAGTCGGGTCATGTTTTCCTCCATAAAAAAGCCTTCCGGCGAGGAAGGCCGGTTGAAACGGACGGGAAGCCGTTGCGGGCGTCCCGTGAATGCCGGTTTTCGCCGGTTTATGCCATGCGGATGTCTATGGCGTCGAGGGCATGATGCGACGGTGCGTCGAGAATGGCTTTTTCCAGGGCCCATTTCCGTTCATACAGGGCTTGTATATGGGTGAAAACGTCCGTCTGTATGGATTTGAGCTGGTCGAGGGTGATCGTGTGGAAAGCATTGTCGTAAGTGCGGAACGATACGGTCTCGCGTCCGGCGGTTTCCATCGAGACGATCAGGCCGGCGATGTTGATGGCCGCTCTTTCGTCGGCGTTGATTTCGAAGCCGGCCGATGAAGTGCAGTGCGCTGTTTTGAGGGCGGTTCCGAATGCGGCATCCAGTTCGG carries:
- a CDS encoding glycosyltransferase family 2 protein, which codes for MENDLSRPLLSVIVPVYRVETYLPKCLDSLVGQTYADLEIILVDDGSPDRSGAICDEYAARDSRIVVIHQENRGASQARNAGLDRATGEFVAFVDSDDYLDFSMYENLMKAVVEYDADIVISDFFVILESGVLRHSSGLQGDIPLLQAQEQVLADRLPSYLWNKIYRRTLFDGIRYERIRGFEDLQIMPHLFRRARKVAFVPEAGYYYNCLNLNALTATFNHVPELNVEMKYGMFVAWKEHETVARELGSDVVGYAENRAVKCAIGALVADRAHSVLAPAEREELTGYLESKKTVIVSGKHRMLKWFARHSTVLCRLYDYGSFVWRRYRAKRNKMTSRT
- a CDS encoding NAD-dependent succinate-semialdehyde dehydrogenase gives rise to the protein MSVSHDRLRNNEFFRTGAFIHGKWITTGKTFPDTNPATGEKLADVAYSGREETEAAIISAKTAFADWRKTTATERAAILNRWYALIMENRPFLGELMTAEQGKPLSEALGEVDYAASFIQWFAEEARRANGEIIPPFKPGSRIFATREPVGVVAAITPWNFPMAMLTRKLGPALAAGCTAIIKPANQTPLCANALLALADAAGVPPGVLNGVCGDTHAISDAIMASSDVRKITFTGSTAVGKTLVAHAAATMKHVSMELGGNAPLIVFDDADITAAVAGTIANKFRNAGQVCVAINRIYVHDTIYDEYVAKLGEAIAGLTVGDGMTPGVAVGPLIDEKALEKVERHVSDALGKEAELVTGGKRSPLGGTFYEPTLLSHCSDDMIIAHEETFGPVAACFRFESEKEVLYRANNTPFGLAAYFYTKDLSRVFRVSQALEAGMIGINDTGVSSAVAPFGGIKESGLGREGSVLGLEEYLEVKTLHLGGLE
- a CDS encoding phage tail protein, encoding MTRLPDRNLLEGTKQPETTTGEFRLAMGNLRQFIADLLGTDSADKQDARNVFGVQEKYRAEASGTPDELAATFDPPLPAPANGLHIQLRASAPNTSTAPTFRADETGAIPIVKGNGLPLLPGDIAGNGHWLELKYDAKLEKWVLENPAFGIAVMPVINEKADKWEIAAQLARKLDKSEKLPVGTLIAVGGNFTPEGYLYCNGASLSASAYPELCAVIGGTYGGDGLTTFNLPDLRGRWMQGNDRAGQVLAAGLPNITGELANPQFRNGFNGGSFNGAFYQISVYNNSFGDSGNWNSPHVGFSASRSNPIYGASDTVCPPSVTVRYCIKY
- a CDS encoding DUF4376 domain-containing protein, with amino-acid sequence MNPSITVYEYDKTGLYTGETTAEPSPREEGVWLIPANATPLEPPVTGEHECAVFRNGRWSVRYDFRGTTYWLPDGSEHTITETGMIVPENALTEPPSPSLESVRKKRLAELDAAFGTALKTAHCTSSAGFEINADERAAINIAGLIVSMETAGRETVSFRTYDNAFHTITLDQLKSIQTDVFTHIQALYERKWALEKAILDAPSHHALDAIDIRMA